The following are from one region of the Streptomyces decoyicus genome:
- a CDS encoding TetR/AcrR family transcriptional regulator: MTTGTRRRMGVEERREQLIAVALDLFSHRSPEDVSIDEVAEAAGISRPLVYHYFPGKQQLYEAALRRAAEELTARFVEPHEGPLGARLLRVMERFFDFVEEHGPGFSALMRGGPAIGSTRTSAMIDGVRQAAYVQILAHLGIPDPAPRLELVVRSWISLAETTALLWLDGRPIPRKELERQLVHDFAALATVSAAYDERMAQVVRQILADDPRDGMFADLASRVGRFA, encoded by the coding sequence ATGACCACCGGGACACGCCGCAGGATGGGCGTCGAGGAGCGGCGTGAGCAGCTGATCGCCGTCGCACTCGACCTCTTCAGCCACCGTTCCCCCGAGGACGTGTCGATCGACGAGGTCGCCGAGGCGGCCGGCATTTCCCGCCCGCTGGTCTACCACTACTTCCCCGGCAAGCAGCAGCTGTACGAGGCCGCGCTGCGGCGGGCCGCCGAGGAGCTCACGGCCCGGTTCGTGGAGCCGCACGAAGGCCCGCTCGGCGCCCGGCTGTTGCGGGTCATGGAACGCTTCTTCGACTTCGTCGAGGAACACGGCCCCGGCTTCTCGGCGCTGATGCGCGGCGGCCCGGCGATCGGTTCGACCCGCACCAGCGCCATGATCGACGGCGTCCGGCAGGCCGCCTACGTGCAGATCCTCGCCCATCTCGGCATCCCCGACCCCGCCCCCCGGCTGGAGTTGGTGGTCCGCTCCTGGATCTCGCTGGCCGAGACCACCGCGCTGCTGTGGCTGGACGGGCGGCCGATCCCGCGTAAGGAGCTGGAGCGGCAGCTGGTGCACGACTTCGCGGCGCTGGCGACGGTGAGCGCCGCGTACGACGAGCGGATGGCCCAGGTCGTCCGCCAGATCCTGGCCGACGACCCGAGGGACGGGATGTTCGCGGATCTGGCTTCTCGCGTGGGCCGCTTCGCTTAG
- a CDS encoding GNAT family N-acetyltransferase: MNEITFRLASEGDDLPALVALYDSAARWMQENGIDQWKPGGKDEEHFRLRVKEGEVWFAEAGGRTVGAFELWWRDEPAWGPQPPEAGYVHRLMVDREGAPAGAGRAMLTHAERRITAAGRTWSRLDCVSSNPRLRTYYEGAGYTFVGEQRAKKGDGGNPYAVTLLEKRLAL, encoded by the coding sequence ATGAACGAGATCACCTTCCGGCTCGCCTCCGAGGGCGACGATCTGCCGGCCCTGGTTGCGCTGTACGACAGCGCAGCCCGTTGGATGCAGGAGAACGGCATCGACCAGTGGAAGCCCGGCGGAAAGGACGAGGAGCACTTCCGGCTGCGGGTCAAAGAGGGCGAAGTGTGGTTCGCGGAGGCCGGCGGGCGGACAGTGGGTGCCTTCGAACTGTGGTGGCGGGACGAGCCCGCGTGGGGGCCGCAGCCGCCGGAGGCGGGCTATGTACACCGGTTGATGGTGGACCGCGAAGGGGCGCCGGCCGGGGCCGGGCGGGCGATGCTGACGCACGCCGAGCGGCGGATAACCGCGGCAGGGCGGACGTGGTCCCGGCTGGACTGCGTCTCCTCCAATCCGCGGCTGCGGACGTACTACGAGGGTGCCGGTTACACCTTCGTCGGTGAGCAGCGTGCCAAGAAGGGCGACGGCGGCAATCCGTACGCCGTCACCCTCCTCGAAAAGCGGCTGGCCCTCTGA